The genome window GTGTCGATCTGATGCCGTATCTGACCGGTAAGAAAACGGATACGCCCAACAAGACGCTGTTTTGGTGGGGAGGGAGTAAAGGCGGTGCTGTCAAAGACGGGAAATGGAAGCTCTGGATCGGTCCGGGCGGCGGGGGTGAACGCAAGCTCTTCAACCTCGAAGAGGACCTTGGCGAAACCACAGACCTCTGCAAAATACATCCGGAAATTGTAGCCAGTCTGGAAGTGAAATTCTCTGATTTCTGCGCGCAAATGCCGCCGCCGCTGAATCCGAAGAAGTAGACGTCAATCGAGCCTGAATGCGGGTTGTTTTTCGGTGGCGCAAATGTGATTATTTAATGCGCATGCGTGAATAGCGACTCCCGACCGATAAGAATAGCTTATACACTGAAGCCCGGGGTTTACCAACAGGCAAGGGGCTCTTACTAACGGAACAGGAGAAATCATGAGAAAATACATTATACTATTGATCGCAACCCTGATTGCGGCATCAGGCTACACGGAATTATCCAGCTATCTTGACTCGGTAGGAAGCCCGTCTGATGGCGGTGCCGGCCCTGCGTTGTGGTATAAAATCGCCCGATCTCCCAATGACGGTTCTGCCGGAGCCTCATACACGCTGACAAGCAGCGGAACCATGACCAGCCTGATCGCCGACTACTGGGGCAATACGGACTCGGCCTTCGGTCTCATCGACAACAGCAACCCGGCAGGGGTAGCCGGATCATCCGGCCTCTTCTGCTCTGGAACAAACGGAACGGTTTCGTTTCTTGTAAAAACGCCCGACACCCTGAGCGGGTTCAAAAGCGTGTTCAATCAGGGTGTATATTCTGACAGTACACAGTTCGAACTCGGACTCAACGGCGACACCTTTCGGTTGGGCATACAGAACGGCGACACGAAGTCCAATGTCAACTTAATCACGGCTGCCACCGGCACATGGTACTATGTCTGTTTGCGCTGGGATTTGTCAGCAGGATCGGACAATCTGACCTGGTACTGCGGCGAAGCAGGGCAGTCGCTGAGTTCAGGAACCGTGACAATTACTACTGCAGGAAGCGTTAGCAACCCCATTTATTTTGGCGGTCGTAAAAACACGTCCTATTATTCACTGATCGGAGGATACTTCCAAAGTATTGCGGTTTATGAGCGCACGCTTTCGGATTCCGCTGTTCAAAACCAATTCGCAAAATTAGCCAGTTCCTCAATACTTCGTCTCGCGGCATACGAAGCAACCGTCGAAACTCCAACTGACGAAGGCGGCGGTCCAGTGCTGTATTACTCCAATGCAGGCACTGCAGATTCCAACGGTCACATGTTCAGTACAGGATCAGACAACGCAGTCATCTACAATATGGGCGATCTTACCGGAACCGGCGCTTTTGGGAATCCAGACTATGCCGTTGAAGGTCGTATAAACATGGGCATCTCCGGTTCCAGTACGTCTGAGAACCTGATAAATCATCTTGCGGGCGACAACGGGACCGTCAGCCTGCTTTTCAAAACCCCGACCACGATGAGCGGGTACCAAAGCCTGTTCAATCGCGGCATTTACGCACAATCACAAGCTCTTGAAATCGGCATCAGCGACGGGAAGCTTCGTTTTATTAACAACAGCACTAAAATTACAGATGTAGGATTGTTGACGGCAGACACATGGTATTATGTCGCCCTGAGTTTTGACCTCACCAAAACATCGGATGACCTGACCTGGTTCTATGGAGAATTCGGATCCGTAACCCTGAACTCAGGAAGCATTACAATTGACAACAGCGCCCGCCCAAGCACCACGATCTATATCGGAGGAAGAACTGGATCCGCGGGATTCGGCGGCCTGATCCAGGAAGTTGCAACCTGGGACCGCACGTTGAGCGAACAGGCCATCACAGACCAGTTTAACCAAACATTGGACGCAATTCCATATCCCGCGGTCGACGGTCCCGAAAGCCTCATTGTTAATGGCGATTTCACCCAGTCTGCAAATGAAACTGTCCCCGATCTGTCATCCTACCGGGTGACAGGCTCCAACGGAGATTATCCCGGCAACGACGGTAATTATGCCGATGTCGTCGGGTGGATACACTACAACGCTGACCCGAACGCACTTGCCAGCTATACAGATCTTGGCGAAGTGCTCGACGGAACCGACAAGCTCAGCACGACCTTTAAGCCGACTTTGGGACGGATCTACTTGAGCTCATCAATGGACTATCGGAACGGAATGATACAGACGAATATTTTCAACGGGGTTTCCATCAATCCAAACCTTGATTACGAGTTGTCTGTCGATGTTGCTCAGGTTTCTTCGAAAGATCATTCCCAGACAACCTTTACGGCCACTCTGACAACCGGATCCGGATCCGCCGCCACAAATATTGCCAATGCAGTTCCCGGCGCACTGATCCAGGTTTCTCCGACAACTGGAATGCCAACGGCACTCCTTGACACGCCCTACACGGTTACAGTCAGTGGCAGCGATCTGGTGGCAGCGCAATCCGGCGGACCGGTCAATGTCCTGTTTGAATCATTGAATGCAGAAGATATTGCCAACTTCCCGGAAGGACCGATTGATCCGCTGAATGCAGATGAAATGTCCCAGGTGTTTGTCGGCACTGTTTCGCTGACTGCAATCCTTCCCGCCGGAGACGGAAACAAGGACGGGGTTGTAGGTCGGGATGATCTTCTCTCCGCCCAGCTCTACCTGGCTACGGCAGCAGACCGTCAGAGTCAACTGTACGATCTGGGGTACACCGCAGCGGAAGCTCTGGCTTATCTCAATCTGGAAATGTATGACATGGATGCGGACAACGACTTTGATGCCGATGACCTGGCAGCAATGATTGCCATTGCCGCACCGTTCAATATTCAGCTCTCAGGAAATGGAACCACCTTTGACATCGAGTGGGCCAGCCTGCCCGGTAAGGTTTATGATCTTGAATCCTCCGCCTCCCTCTCTCCTGCAGCATGGACGCCCTATGCAGACTACACAAACATTGCGGCTGACGTGAGCGGAACCAACAGCGTCACCGACCTGCCGGCTTCGGAGTTGAGCCGCTTTTTCAAGGTGATCGAAAAAGACTAATGACGCCTGCATATGTTCTGACGAATTATGAAAACATTCCGTGCAGGTAAAAACATGATGAACGCGCGAGGGGCAACCCTCGCGCTTTTAACGTTTGCGCTCCATGCGTTCCCCGTTCCGCCTTCATACACAGACTTCAATCTGGTTTTTGAAGACAACTTCGACGCAACCCTGGACACAAACAACTGGGAAGTCATAAGCGATTCCGGCTCATGGATTCTTTCTTCCAGGGGACCGGAAAATATTGAGGTTTCAAACGGAAGACTGATCCTCAAAACGCTGAATAATCCTCCGGAATATCCTCAGGAATGGTCTACCGGACATTTGCGAACCCGATGGACGCAGAAATATGGATACTTTGAAGCCAGGTTCAAATATGCAAACCACCCATGGCTGAACAATGCATTCTGGCTTTTTGGTTCGGGAACCGTCGGAGAAACAGGAAATCAACTGGAAATCGACATAAACGAAGGCCGCGCGCCGAATGAAATCACTCAGAACTATCACATCCATCCGGATTTTGCCCAATCACACAGACTGTATCCAACAGCTGACCTGACTGACAGTTGGCACACCTACGCTGCCGAGTGGACGCCCCGTCATATCACCTATTATTTCGACGATAAAAAGACCCATACAGTATACCTGAACACATCATCCAATTTCCCCCGCGACGTGCGCTTCAGTACAGCCGTTTTAGAGTTCCTGGTAAATCGCACACCGGACGAGTCCCGGGATCTCGACGGATGTGATATGGAAGTTGATTACGTCAAAGTCTGGCAGCGCCAGGACAACTACACCAATGCCGCACTTTACTGCACGGCAGGGCAATCCGGCTTAATCAGCTATCTGGATGCAATTGAAGCCCCGTCTGACGGAAGCGCTCCGCCTGTCCTGTGGTATAAAATCGCCCGAACCCCCAACTTCGGATCTGGAGACCCGCTCAACGCGCTAACCAGCAGGGCCGCGATCACCAACATGACGACCGATTACTGGAGCAACCCCGATTCGGCCTTTGGGCTCATGCCCGGAAGCTATCCGCCGGCGATTTCCGGTTCCACCGGGAACTTTACGACCAGAACAAACGGGACCGTCTGTTTCATGTTTAAAACCCCGGAAACCCTCAATGGGTTTAAAAGCCTGTTCAATCAGGGATATTATGGACAATCGACCCAATTTGAAATCGGCATCAACGGAAACGTATTGCGCCTCGGCGTCCAGAACGGAGATGCTCAGCCTCTTAAAAATCTCGGCACCCTCGCCCCCGAAACGTGGTACTACGTCGCAATGGCATGGGATCTTTCCGCCCCCGATAACAACCTGAGCTGGTATTACGGCGAAGCAGGAAGTTCATCCCTGTACTCAGGCACAGTAACCGCAACATCAGCCGGCTCCACCAGCGAGGCGATATCCATCGCCGGGCGAAAAAACACAGACTACTATTCCCTGATCGGAGGATATTTCCAAAACATCGCCGTCTATTCCCAACCCCTCCCCGGCAGCGCAATATCAAACCAGTTTTCCGCCATATCCGCACCGTTATCCCCCGGCTATGCAGGCTTTACAGAGTTCTATCAAATCAACGAAAAGCCAAATTCCGATCCCGCCGACGATTATGACGGCGACGGACAATCAAATGTCTACGAGTACGGACTCGGAGGAGACCCGCGAAACCCGGCCGATACCGGAACGAAACCTGTTCTTTATTATGGGTCGGACCATAACACCAGTTTCTATAATGTTCTTTTAGCCGACCCCGATGCAGACATTACCTATACCGTCGAACATTCGGAAAACCTTCTCAGTCCGTCATGGAGCAATGCCGGGTGGAATCTGATTGCCACCAACACAACGGATAATGTTGCCTTTAATATCGTTCAGCACCGCATCGACAGCAGTGCTATGGATCAGCTTTATGTCCGTTTGCGGATCTCTCATGCAGCGCCCTGAGCACCATAAACGCCCAACGGTGCGAACCAGGTTTCAGCCGCAAAAATGCACATCATAAACGCAAACCAACATAGCTCATATGCGAAAATAAGGTTATCAACAAATCTCAGATAAACAGTCTATGTGGCAACCTGAACAACAAGAGGAAGGATCATCGAATGAAAATGCTATCATGTATGCTTTTCTCTCTGCTGGCAACCGACAGTCTTACAACTGCTGAAACGATCCGCGTCACAACCGACTTCTCCCGAAGTTACAGCATTATGGGGGAGCAGCATTTGGATCGAACAACGTTTTTCAACCTTCACGGTAATCTTGGCTCCCAGCCCTCATCAACGGCCTGGATGGAGGAGCGAGCGGTTTATGACTACAGGTGGATTCCTTCCCGGGGATTTCTGCGAACAGACGGCGCCCCGGAAAGCACTAACAATTTGGGGTTTACTGATCCGGATTACTGGACGCAGGATGGCCTGAAAAACTGGCGATTTAAAACGGCAGAAAACCGTTTCCCGGGGCTCACTCATTCGCAGGTGCTGGTCAATAAACCGCTCTACTTTCCTCTCTACATGGGAGAATATCTTTATTATGGGGAGATTGATGACGACAACGGGGTTTTAACTCCTGTCAACGACGAGGCGTACGCAGATATCACGATGTACGCAATTACCAATATGGTTAAATACAATAGCCCGATTCCGGATTATATGGAGTTCAGAAATGAAACCGACTGTATTGGTAATTGGGGCTACCACTGGGGTACCAATTCATATGAACTGATTCGACTGTTCAGTAATACAATGGGTGAAAAACTTCACGATGCTTTTCCTGGACTCAGGATGTGTGCTCCTAGTTATGCGTGGCCCTTTATGGAAGTGGATAATTTTGACCACTGGGAAACAAAGTTTGCCAAGTTTGCCTATAGCCCTGAAAACGAAATTGACTGTTATGCCCTTCACCTTTTCGAGCGGGATTACTGTTCACGGAACGGAAGCTTGAACCAATACTCGGCTCAATATGAAACCGATAATTGTATTTTAAGTCAGGGTAAGCTGAGAGCTCATCTGGATCTGATTGATAATTACAGATATGAAAACGACAACGGATCGCTTCCTGAATATATTTTCACGGCCTGTGCTCCGCTTATTTACTCCAATGCCGTAGGCTATCCGCGGAATAATGATATTACAACTTGGCAAGCAGCGGATTTCTATCAGGTTGCACGGGGGCTGAATTCCATGATCCTTCAGCTGATGGAACGACCGGATCGCACTGAGAAAATTGTTCCTTTTATTAACTTTTGTGCAAGCATCTGGGGCACTTGGGCTCCGGAATATCCATGGGTTCTTTTTGAGGAAAATGTTCCGGGATCAACAAATGAAACGGACTTTTCCGAAACGGAATTTGTCAACTTTCTCAGGATGTGGACAGACATTGATGGAGACTTTCTCTCCTGCAGCTCCAGCAATCAGGATCAGGTTCTCAGTAAGGCGTTTGTCACAAACGATACCGTGTTCATTGTTGCCCAGAACATCTTCTCAAATAACCTGACCGTTTCTTTCGATAACATTCTTGGAACAAATTCCATTCAGACGATGAAGCGGAAGCGCTATCGTCTCGACACGTCCGGGGTTGTTCATTACTACGACTGGGCAACTGTTACATTTGATATTTCCAATGTAACCCTCTATCCCGATGAGCTGTTCATGCTGAAAGTATCTTTAAGCGATACGATCAGTTACACCGCGCCGCATATCGATGAAAATCTGTATTATGCCAATAAATACATGCAGTACATCGCAGCCAACACTGAGAAGCGGTTTGGAATAACGCTTCCGAATCCGTTGCCGGTCACAGAGTATGTTTACCTGGATTTCGGACTGTTTCGTGACGGCGGATTTTCCGGGGATCCAACCTATGTTCGCCTCAACGACAACTATGATCTGGCATCTCTGGATTTGAGTTCTTCTTTGGGGATAACGAACTATTGGAAAACTCTTCGTCTTTCCGTTCCCTCTGAATACCTGACGGACGGCTACAACACTGTTCAGATTAAATTTCCTTCCGGCGGTGGATACATCACGTCCTGCAAGCTGGTTCTGGGAGAAACTGATTAAATAATCTAAGCGAAAACCTGAACAACACCGGAAGGATCATTGAATGAAAATGCTATCATGTATACTTTTCTCCCTGCTGGCAACCGACAGTCTGACGACGGCTGAACCGATCCAGGTCAAAACAGACTTTTCCCGCAGCTACAGCATCATGGGGGAGCAGCATCTGGATCGTACAGCATTCTTCAACCTGCATGGCAATCTGGGCGCGGAGCCCGGCACACATACATGGATGGAAGAAACGGTCGTGAACGACTACAACTGGATTCCCTCCCGCGGATTCCTCGGGACAGACAGTGCCCCTGAAAGCACGAACAACCCGGGATTCACTGATCCCGCCTACTGGACCAGTCAGGGGCTGAAAAACTGGCGTTTCAAAAATGCCGACACCCGGTTCCCGAACCTGGATCATTCCCAGATCTGGTGCAACAAGCCGGAGCGATTCCCGGAATATATGGGCGAATATCTTTATTACGGGGAGGTTGATGTGACCAACGGCGCGTTAACCCCCACTGATGATGATGCCTATGCGGATATCGCCATGCATACAATCTCCAACCTGGTTTGCTACAACAGCTCCGTTCCGGACTATTTTGAATTTATGAACGAACCCAGCACGGCTGAAAACTGGGGATATCATTGGAACACCAACGCATATGATTATTTGCTGTTATTCTGCAATACGATGGGGAGTGTATTGCACGATATATTTCCGGCTATAAAAGTCTGTGCTCCGACCTATGCCTGGCCGTACATGGAGGTAAACAATTTTGACAAATGGGAAACCAAATACGCTAAATTCGCTTATTCTGGAAACAATCAGATCGATTGCTATACCCAGCACCTTTATGAACGTGACTACAGTTCGCGCAACGGGAGCGCCAACCAGTATGCCGCTCAATACGAGACCGATAATAAAATTTTGAGTCAGGGCAAACTGCGGGCGCATCTGGACCTGATGGATAACTACCGCTACA of Tichowtungia aerotolerans contains these proteins:
- a CDS encoding LamG-like jellyroll fold domain-containing protein, whose protein sequence is MRKYIILLIATLIAASGYTELSSYLDSVGSPSDGGAGPALWYKIARSPNDGSAGASYTLTSSGTMTSLIADYWGNTDSAFGLIDNSNPAGVAGSSGLFCSGTNGTVSFLVKTPDTLSGFKSVFNQGVYSDSTQFELGLNGDTFRLGIQNGDTKSNVNLITAATGTWYYVCLRWDLSAGSDNLTWYCGEAGQSLSSGTVTITTAGSVSNPIYFGGRKNTSYYSLIGGYFQSIAVYERTLSDSAVQNQFAKLASSSILRLAAYEATVETPTDEGGGPVLYYSNAGTADSNGHMFSTGSDNAVIYNMGDLTGTGAFGNPDYAVEGRINMGISGSSTSENLINHLAGDNGTVSLLFKTPTTMSGYQSLFNRGIYAQSQALEIGISDGKLRFINNSTKITDVGLLTADTWYYVALSFDLTKTSDDLTWFYGEFGSVTLNSGSITIDNSARPSTTIYIGGRTGSAGFGGLIQEVATWDRTLSEQAITDQFNQTLDAIPYPAVDGPESLIVNGDFTQSANETVPDLSSYRVTGSNGDYPGNDGNYADVVGWIHYNADPNALASYTDLGEVLDGTDKLSTTFKPTLGRIYLSSSMDYRNGMIQTNIFNGVSINPNLDYELSVDVAQVSSKDHSQTTFTATLTTGSGSAATNIANAVPGALIQVSPTTGMPTALLDTPYTVTVSGSDLVAAQSGGPVNVLFESLNAEDIANFPEGPIDPLNADEMSQVFVGTVSLTAILPAGDGNKDGVVGRDDLLSAQLYLATAADRQSQLYDLGYTAAEALAYLNLEMYDMDADNDFDADDLAAMIAIAAPFNIQLSGNGTTFDIEWASLPGKVYDLESSASLSPAAWTPYADYTNIAADVSGTNSVTDLPASELSRFFKVIEKD
- a CDS encoding glycoside hydrolase family 16 protein; amino-acid sequence: MMNARGATLALLTFALHAFPVPPSYTDFNLVFEDNFDATLDTNNWEVISDSGSWILSSRGPENIEVSNGRLILKTLNNPPEYPQEWSTGHLRTRWTQKYGYFEARFKYANHPWLNNAFWLFGSGTVGETGNQLEIDINEGRAPNEITQNYHIHPDFAQSHRLYPTADLTDSWHTYAAEWTPRHITYYFDDKKTHTVYLNTSSNFPRDVRFSTAVLEFLVNRTPDESRDLDGCDMEVDYVKVWQRQDNYTNAALYCTAGQSGLISYLDAIEAPSDGSAPPVLWYKIARTPNFGSGDPLNALTSRAAITNMTTDYWSNPDSAFGLMPGSYPPAISGSTGNFTTRTNGTVCFMFKTPETLNGFKSLFNQGYYGQSTQFEIGINGNVLRLGVQNGDAQPLKNLGTLAPETWYYVAMAWDLSAPDNNLSWYYGEAGSSSLYSGTVTATSAGSTSEAISIAGRKNTDYYSLIGGYFQNIAVYSQPLPGSAISNQFSAISAPLSPGYAGFTEFYQINEKPNSDPADDYDGDGQSNVYEYGLGGDPRNPADTGTKPVLYYGSDHNTSFYNVLLADPDADITYTVEHSENLLSPSWSNAGWNLIATNTTDNVAFNIVQHRIDSSAMDQLYVRLRISHAAP